In Marinicauda algicola, one DNA window encodes the following:
- a CDS encoding HIRAN domain-containing protein produces MIWNLFRWPKDQPKRDRQAEPRGKPKGERTLLCAVSGESFRNEDGQSRQELIELLQIGEPVELRPEPDNPRDPDAIAVMTDVGKVGYVPSKADWVWQVMDEGRIKSARIAKITGGTGSKGHRGVVLEITLAGRTSGTSKL; encoded by the coding sequence ATGATCTGGAATCTGTTCCGATGGCCGAAGGACCAACCGAAGCGCGACCGGCAGGCCGAGCCGAGGGGCAAGCCAAAGGGCGAGCGCACCCTGCTATGCGCCGTATCGGGCGAGAGCTTCAGGAACGAGGACGGGCAGAGCCGTCAGGAGCTAATAGAGCTTCTGCAAATCGGCGAACCGGTCGAGCTTCGCCCGGAGCCGGACAATCCGCGCGATCCCGATGCCATCGCCGTGATGACCGACGTCGGCAAGGTCGGATATGTCCCGTCGAAGGCCGACTGGGTATGGCAGGTGATGGACGAGGGGCGCATCAAGAGCGCCCGCATCGCCAAGATTACGGGTGGGACCGGCAGTAAAGGGCACCGCGGCGTCGTGCTGGAGATCACTCTTGCAGGCCGGACAAGCGGCACGTCCAAGCTTTAG
- a CDS encoding helix-turn-helix domain-containing protein, which produces MNIHERLQTARKRAGFESAEDAASAFGWNPVTYRAHERGDRGVRLPVAERYARALRVSLQWLLTGRESDPATESPLQPAEIAGSIPVVGRVAAGVWQEVETVHDATDPAEWIPAFPHPRFPARVRAALKVEGDSIDLIAPPGSYVDTVPLDYALPADGIEGLLREAEMKNRPCVVVTERRRGGLVEATLKVLARRPGGGYRLEFRSSNPRYQRGGAYENGLDFDAAMLGEDAEIRITRVMIGKYESTF; this is translated from the coding sequence ATGAACATTCACGAGCGACTGCAGACCGCCCGAAAGCGGGCCGGGTTCGAGAGCGCGGAGGACGCAGCCAGCGCCTTCGGGTGGAATCCCGTGACCTACCGCGCGCACGAGCGCGGCGACCGGGGCGTGCGGCTGCCGGTGGCGGAGCGGTATGCGCGCGCCTTGCGTGTCTCGCTTCAATGGCTTCTCACCGGCCGGGAGAGCGACCCGGCAACCGAATCACCCTTGCAACCCGCCGAAATTGCAGGCTCAATCCCCGTCGTGGGACGCGTGGCGGCGGGCGTATGGCAAGAGGTGGAGACCGTGCACGATGCAACCGACCCGGCCGAGTGGATTCCTGCCTTCCCCCATCCCCGCTTCCCCGCCCGCGTGCGCGCGGCCCTGAAGGTGGAGGGCGATTCCATCGACCTCATCGCCCCGCCGGGCAGCTATGTCGACACCGTGCCGCTCGACTACGCCTTGCCCGCCGACGGGATCGAGGGCCTGCTGCGCGAGGCCGAGATGAAGAACCGGCCCTGCGTCGTGGTCACCGAACGCCGGCGCGGCGGCCTGGTGGAGGCGACGCTGAAGGTGCTCGCCCGCCGCCCCGGCGGGGGCTATCGCCTCGAGTTCCGCTCCTCCAACCCGCGCTACCAGCGCGGCGGGGCCTACGAGAACGGGCTCGACTTCGACGCGGCTATGCTCGGCGAGGACGCCGAGATCCGCATCACCCGCGTCATGATCGGCAAGTACGAGAGCACCTTCTGA
- a CDS encoding crossover junction endodeoxyribonuclease RuvC: protein MKILAFDLGTKSGWAFGAPGWRRAPDAGLVRLPRTGEDIGRFAHAFRAEARALIERFEPDIVGFESPYLPATRFNPVTRKPELATNITTLRKLYTIAGVLELVCADYKIRCVEEHIPTIKKAVTGNGRATKERMIPAAESFGLVYPAGLKITRSEDEREHLADAFGVWLCVARAVASGEAAQIEPLWVAGRGAA, encoded by the coding sequence ATGAAGATCCTCGCCTTCGATCTCGGGACCAAGTCCGGCTGGGCCTTCGGTGCGCCCGGCTGGCGGCGTGCGCCCGATGCCGGCCTCGTCCGCCTGCCCCGCACGGGCGAGGACATCGGCCGCTTCGCCCATGCGTTCCGCGCCGAGGCCCGCGCGCTGATCGAGCGCTTCGAGCCCGACATCGTCGGCTTCGAGAGCCCGTACCTGCCCGCCACGCGGTTCAACCCGGTGACGCGCAAGCCGGAGCTCGCGACCAACATCACCACGCTGCGCAAGCTCTACACCATCGCCGGCGTGCTCGAGCTGGTCTGCGCCGATTACAAGATCCGGTGCGTGGAGGAGCACATCCCCACGATCAAGAAGGCCGTGACGGGCAACGGGCGGGCGACGAAGGAGCGGATGATCCCCGCGGCGGAGAGCTTCGGCCTGGTCTATCCCGCGGGGCTGAAGATCACCAGGAGCGAGGACGAGCGCGAGCACCTGGCCGACGCCTTCGGGGTCTGGCTGTGCGTGGCGCGCGCGGTGGCCAGCGGCGAGGCCGCGCAGATCGAGCCGCTGTGGGTGGCGGGACGGGGGGCGGCGTGA
- a CDS encoding replicative DNA helicase: MKDGAILDYPASQGESPALAETAPPHSIEAEQAFMGALLWDNGLFDAVSDWLAPEHFYDPVHGRIYRIAAEMIGSGRLCDGVMLKARLEADGGLKEIGGTAYLAELVAESVDAASGEAYARLIYELSRRRALIELSADMAREARTGEGEDAAERIIETAESRLSALCGASEEGREAGAAEAFDLALAEIDNPSVRIPTRLHALEERMGGWRPGGVYIIAGRSSMGKTALGVEAAWRVAESGLATVFVSIEMPRQEVACRIGASLTGIQYRKILSGQVDMEDRRALRGARERIAAAPLTIMDVPGVTVAGLRARLRRWKRAQLAAGRKIGVAVVDYLQLIKPERDAGSIYADVTKISRALKPLARSLQIPLIVLAQLSRETEREKDKRPRLSHLRDSGAIEEDADAVLLLYRDAYYADREPEHDDTVKEQDRKNRAGSYEIEIDVAKNRQGAIGRVSLWCDVKTNQFREWR, encoded by the coding sequence ATGAAAGACGGCGCGATCCTCGACTATCCTGCATCGCAGGGCGAATCCCCCGCGCTCGCCGAGACGGCTCCGCCGCACTCGATAGAGGCCGAGCAGGCTTTCATGGGCGCCCTGCTGTGGGACAACGGTCTGTTTGACGCGGTCAGCGACTGGCTCGCGCCGGAGCATTTCTACGATCCCGTCCACGGGCGGATATACCGCATCGCGGCCGAGATGATCGGATCTGGGCGGCTGTGCGACGGGGTGATGCTGAAGGCGCGCCTCGAGGCCGATGGCGGGCTGAAGGAGATCGGCGGCACGGCGTATCTGGCCGAGCTGGTTGCCGAGAGCGTCGACGCGGCGTCGGGTGAGGCCTATGCGCGCCTGATCTACGAGCTGTCGCGCCGGCGGGCGCTGATCGAGCTGTCGGCCGACATGGCGCGCGAGGCGAGGACGGGCGAGGGCGAGGACGCGGCCGAGCGCATCATCGAGACCGCCGAGTCCCGCCTGTCCGCGCTGTGCGGGGCGAGCGAGGAGGGGCGCGAGGCCGGGGCCGCCGAGGCGTTCGACCTGGCGCTGGCCGAGATCGACAACCCGTCTGTGCGCATCCCCACCCGCCTGCACGCCCTGGAGGAGCGCATGGGCGGGTGGCGGCCCGGCGGGGTCTACATCATCGCGGGCCGCTCCTCCATGGGCAAGACGGCGCTGGGCGTGGAGGCGGCCTGGCGGGTTGCCGAGAGCGGGCTGGCCACGGTCTTCGTCTCCATCGAGATGCCGCGCCAGGAGGTCGCCTGCCGCATCGGGGCGAGCCTCACGGGTATCCAGTATCGCAAGATCCTGAGCGGGCAGGTCGACATGGAGGACCGCCGCGCCCTGAGGGGCGCACGCGAGCGGATCGCCGCCGCGCCGCTGACCATCATGGACGTGCCCGGGGTGACCGTGGCGGGCCTGCGCGCGCGCCTTCGCCGCTGGAAGCGGGCCCAGCTCGCCGCCGGGCGCAAGATCGGCGTGGCGGTCGTGGACTATCTCCAGCTGATCAAGCCCGAGCGCGATGCCGGCAGCATCTATGCCGACGTGACCAAGATCAGCCGGGCGCTGAAGCCGCTCGCCCGCTCGCTGCAGATCCCGCTGATCGTGCTGGCCCAGCTCTCGCGCGAGACCGAGCGGGAGAAGGACAAGCGCCCGCGCCTGTCGCACCTGCGCGATTCGGGAGCGATCGAGGAGGACGCGGACGCGGTGCTGCTGCTGTACCGCGACGCCTACTACGCCGACCGCGAGCCCGAGCACGACGACACCGTGAAGGAGCAGGACCGCAAGAACCGCGCGGGCTCCTACGAGATCGAGATCGACGTGGCGAAGAACCGCCAGGGCGCGATCGGCCGCGTCAGCCTGTGGTGCGACGTGAAGACCAATCAGTTCAGGGAGTGGAGGTAA
- a CDS encoding HNH endonuclease: MARRTQRSPEAERYRRLYKTAAWMKARLAQLARQPLCERCRRRGIVRAATVVNHRVPHKGDWSLFIDPENHESACAPCHDGEIQSAERLGYSKSLAPDGTPTDPAHPWNAD, translated from the coding sequence TTGGCACGCCGCACCCAGCGCAGCCCCGAGGCCGAGCGCTACCGGCGCCTGTACAAGACCGCCGCATGGATGAAGGCCCGCCTCGCCCAGCTCGCCCGCCAGCCGCTGTGCGAGCGCTGCCGCAGGCGCGGGATCGTGCGCGCCGCCACTGTGGTGAACCACCGCGTCCCGCACAAGGGCGACTGGTCCCTGTTTATCGACCCCGAGAACCACGAGAGCGCGTGCGCGCCCTGCCACGATGGCGAGATACAGAGCGCGGAGCGCCTGGGCTACAGCAAGAGCCTCGCCCCCGATGGCACGCCGACCGACCCGGCCCACCCATGGAACGCCGACTGA